Proteins encoded by one window of Cylindrospermum stagnale PCC 7417:
- a CDS encoding aspartate carbamoyltransferase catalytic subunit, with the protein MPTTTWNRHHILSLADFTTAEYDAVLQTAASFLEVLSRRTKKVPTLQGQVVANLFFEPSTRTRSSFEIAAKRLSADTLNFAAASSSMTKGETILDTAKTYLAMGTDIMVIRHREAGVPYAIAQEMDRLGEKVSVLNAGDGQHEHPSQGLLDLFTICTLLDPAQPRIELLQGKKIAIVGDILHSRVARSNIWSLIAGGAEVHLAAPPTLLPKLFAEYLSEEGDKKATQERLFLHWQLEPALQDADFVMTLRLQKERMTAHLLPSLREYHQLFGITRPKLKLCKPNVKVLHPGPVNRGVEISSDLMDDPEFSLIQAQVTSGVAVRMALLYFIGSGKV; encoded by the coding sequence ATGCCTACTACCACCTGGAATCGTCATCACATTCTGTCCCTCGCTGACTTCACGACTGCTGAATATGACGCTGTATTGCAAACTGCTGCCTCTTTTCTAGAGGTGCTTTCACGGCGGACGAAGAAAGTGCCAACCCTCCAGGGACAGGTAGTGGCGAATTTATTTTTTGAACCCTCAACCCGCACTCGCAGCAGTTTTGAAATTGCTGCTAAACGCTTAAGTGCGGATACGCTGAACTTTGCCGCTGCTAGCTCTTCGATGACGAAGGGAGAGACAATTCTCGACACGGCGAAGACCTATTTGGCGATGGGAACTGATATTATGGTGATTCGCCATCGCGAGGCAGGAGTGCCATATGCGATCGCTCAAGAAATGGATCGTCTAGGTGAAAAAGTCAGCGTTCTCAATGCCGGCGATGGTCAACATGAGCATCCATCCCAAGGACTACTTGACTTATTTACCATTTGTACCTTACTTGACCCAGCACAGCCGCGAATAGAACTGTTACAAGGTAAAAAAATTGCCATTGTCGGGGATATACTCCATTCTCGCGTAGCGCGATCAAATATTTGGAGTTTAATTGCCGGTGGTGCCGAAGTGCATCTGGCAGCACCACCAACCCTTTTACCTAAACTATTCGCTGAGTATCTCTCTGAAGAGGGAGATAAAAAAGCCACTCAAGAACGGTTATTTCTTCATTGGCAGCTAGAACCAGCTTTGCAGGATGCCGATTTTGTCATGACTTTACGCTTGCAAAAAGAACGCATGACCGCTCATTTACTGCCAAGTTTGCGAGAATATCATCAGTTATTTGGCATTACACGCCCAAAGCTCAAACTGTGTAAACCTAACGTCAAAGTTTTGCATCCAGGCCCAGTTAATCGGGGTGTAGAAATTAGCTCAGATTTAATGGATGACCCAGAATTTAGTTTGATTCAAGCGCAAGTTACCAGCGGTGTAGCGGTTCGTATGGCCCTATTGTATTTCATCGGTAGCGGCAAGGTTTAA
- a CDS encoding pentapeptide repeat-containing protein, producing MDANEVIKRYADGETKFIDANLNGANFFGADLIGIALNKADLQNAILIFSYLNRAILNRANLIRTKLSGANLNQASLISANLHDADLHGASLQGADLRNANLTLAEMLDTNLMDADLRGADLAGANLTGACLRGANLREEKRMYSASLRGANLHKADLRGADLTGVDLAKVDLSGANLSEATLRYADLSDANLSEAILDNASLSDTNMIRANLKGANLMNARLERSNLIDAELTGVNLRGAIMADAKLTRAKLNRANLSFARLNRVDLSRANLREANLTETDLVDAYLARTDLTGANLSKANLIRAEISSANLTGVDLRGAVMPDGTINN from the coding sequence ATGGATGCCAATGAAGTTATTAAGCGATATGCAGATGGAGAAACAAAATTTATCGACGCCAACTTAAATGGGGCAAATTTTTTTGGTGCAGACTTAATCGGTATAGCCTTGAATAAGGCAGATTTACAAAATGCTATCCTAATTTTTAGCTATCTAAATCGGGCAATCTTGAATAGGGCAAATCTAATTCGTACAAAGCTAAGTGGTGCGAATCTAAATCAGGCGAGTTTAATCAGTGCCAACTTGCATGATGCTGATTTACATGGTGCATCTTTGCAGGGTGCTGATTTGCGTAATGCCAATTTAACTTTGGCGGAGATGCTAGATACTAACTTGATGGATGCAGACTTGCGTGGAGCAGATTTGGCGGGTGCTAATCTAACAGGTGCTTGCCTGCGTGGTGCTAACCTGCGAGAAGAAAAGAGAATGTACTCTGCTAGTCTACGGGGAGCTAACCTACATAAGGCTGACTTGCGGGGGGCTGATTTAACTGGTGTAGACTTAGCTAAAGTTGATTTGAGTGGTGCTAACTTGAGTGAGGCAACGCTACGTTATGCCGATTTGAGTGATGCCAACCTGAGTGAAGCAATTTTGGATAACGCATCTCTGAGCGACACTAATATGATTCGTGCTAATTTGAAAGGTGCTAACCTGATGAATGCTAGACTAGAACGGTCAAATCTGATTGATGCCGAACTTACAGGTGTTAACTTGCGTGGTGCAATTATGGCAGATGCTAAACTGACTAGAGCCAAGTTAAATCGAGCAAACCTGAGTTTTGCGAGACTGAATAGAGTTGATTTGAGTCGGGCTAACCTGCGCGAGGCTAACCTAACTGAAACAGACTTGGTTGATGCCTATCTTGCTAGAACAGACTTGACTGGTGCTAATTTAAGTAAAGCAAATTTGATCAGAGCAGAAATTAGTAGTGCAAATCTGACAGGTGTAGATTTGCGTGGCGCGGTAATGCCTGATGGAACAATTAACAACTAA
- a CDS encoding pentapeptide repeat-containing protein, which produces MRPIFLTAAALLSTLSLAAPVAVKAENPNLVRHLLETRECFGCNLSGANLEGAHLIGVDLRNANLIGANLEGANLEGADLTGANLKSANLTEAFASDTSFNNANLTNADLSDAKLFNAQVEGAVMIGTNLSGADGVDDMNGMGGEE; this is translated from the coding sequence ATGAGACCTATATTTTTGACCGCGGCAGCTTTACTCAGCACATTATCTCTAGCTGCTCCCGTTGCCGTCAAGGCTGAAAACCCCAATCTCGTCAGACACTTGTTAGAAACTAGAGAATGTTTCGGGTGTAATTTGTCAGGGGCTAATCTCGAAGGCGCTCACCTCATAGGTGTTGATTTGAGGAACGCAAATTTGATAGGTGCTAATTTAGAAGGCGCTAACTTAGAAGGCGCAGATTTAACTGGTGCTAATTTGAAATCTGCTAATTTAACAGAAGCGTTTGCCAGTGATACTAGCTTCAATAATGCTAATCTTACTAATGCTGATTTGAGCGATGCGAAATTATTTAATGCTCAAGTCGAGGGTGCTGTCATGATTGGTACTAATTTAAGCGGCGCTGATGGCGTTGATGACATGAACGGAATGGGAGGAGAAGAATAA
- a CDS encoding TldD/PmbA family protein: MPKIEEIATYAQENADKLGIKKFDIYGSAVDETSVQVDQGEPKQVKASNRSGVTVRVWNEENTMGVTSTTDVDPKGLELALKTAYEASFFGVKENVPDFSPEATIPIPNTPHNKAPQAAASELIEKLLVAEKELLAAHPAIKGVPYNGLAQRDIDRFYLNSDGAIRTESHSLASVYLYSKTEEEGKKPRSAGAFRINQKLDTLDINGCIKETAEKTISHLNYEKVTTGKYRVVFSPEAFLSLLGAFSNLFNAQSILDNQSLSTPDDLGKQIASPLLSVFDDALHPANVGAESFDGEGTPTRQVSLIENGVLKSFLHSAGTAKRLNAQPTGNASIGAKVSVGPNFYHVFAAGFPEQEFSLDTAEDVILIDDLQALHAGVKALQGSFSLPFDGWLINKGVKTSIESATVAGDFLEVLNSIIYVEKEVELTPGGVCPRIWVNELSITGE; this comes from the coding sequence ATGCCGAAAATCGAAGAAATTGCAACTTACGCTCAAGAAAATGCTGATAAACTTGGTATCAAGAAATTTGATATTTATGGTTCAGCAGTAGATGAAACTAGCGTCCAGGTTGACCAAGGTGAGCCAAAACAAGTCAAAGCCTCAAATCGCTCTGGTGTTACTGTGCGGGTTTGGAATGAGGAGAATACAATGGGTGTCACCAGCACCACAGATGTAGACCCCAAAGGATTGGAATTAGCTTTAAAAACTGCTTACGAAGCTAGTTTTTTTGGTGTTAAGGAAAATGTCCCTGATTTTAGTCCAGAAGCAACAATTCCTATCCCCAATACACCCCACAACAAAGCACCCCAAGCAGCAGCTTCTGAACTGATAGAAAAATTATTAGTAGCAGAAAAAGAACTTTTAGCCGCTCATCCCGCCATTAAAGGAGTGCCTTATAATGGTTTGGCACAAAGAGATATTGACAGATTTTATCTCAATAGTGATGGCGCTATCAGAACCGAATCTCACTCTTTAGCATCGGTTTATCTGTACAGCAAAACTGAGGAAGAAGGTAAAAAACCTCGCAGTGCAGGCGCTTTCAGAATCAACCAAAAATTAGATACTCTAGATATTAATGGTTGCATTAAAGAAACCGCCGAAAAAACTATCAGCCACTTGAACTATGAAAAAGTTACAACTGGTAAGTATCGAGTTGTTTTCTCTCCGGAAGCTTTCTTAAGTCTGCTGGGTGCTTTTTCTAATTTGTTTAATGCTCAAAGCATTTTGGATAATCAAAGCTTATCTACCCCTGATGATTTAGGTAAACAAATTGCTTCCCCCCTACTTTCAGTTTTTGATGATGCATTGCACCCAGCGAATGTTGGTGCTGAAAGTTTTGATGGTGAAGGCACTCCTACCCGTCAGGTTTCACTGATAGAAAATGGTGTTTTAAAAAGCTTTCTCCACAGTGCGGGAACTGCTAAAAGGTTGAATGCTCAACCAACAGGTAATGCCAGTATCGGTGCTAAAGTCAGCGTTGGACCAAATTTTTATCACGTTTTCGCTGCTGGATTTCCTGAGCAGGAATTTAGCTTAGACACTGCGGAAGATGTGATTTTAATTGATGATTTACAAGCTCTTCACGCTGGAGTAAAAGCTTTGCAAGGTTCGTTTTCTCTGCCGTTTGATGGTTGGTTAATCAATAAAGGTGTCAAGACAAGTATTGAGTCGGCAACTGTTGCCGGCGATTTCTTGGAAGTTTTGAACTCAATTATTTATGTAGAAAAAGAGGTTGAGTTAACTCCAGGAGGAGTTTGTCCCAGAATCTGGGTTAATGAACTTTCGATTACTGGTGAGTAA
- a CDS encoding four helix bundle protein, with protein MNEQQFKTRTKQLALRVIRLVEALPQTRTADLIGKQLLRSATSVGAIIEQLVEPSLQMI; from the coding sequence GTGAATGAGCAGCAATTTAAAACTAGAACCAAGCAGCTTGCATTGCGAGTAATTCGTCTAGTAGAAGCACTCCCACAGACTAGAACTGCTGATCTAATTGGCAAACAGTTGTTACGTTCAGCTACTTCTGTTGGTGCTATTATCGAGCAGCTTGTCGAGCCAAGTCTACAGATGATTTGA
- a CDS encoding TldD/PmbA family protein — MLTNTLLLSNQLPTLQYSSTPERFDETWEAPLATLLGLGRAAGADFIEYFLEHRNYISCLAEDDSITSISPSLATGAGVRVFRGKADCYVSTNDLSFSGLKAALEKGLSILGLQLPAPSSFIPEINLELLRDYATKRGKDGWLPLCSSIREMGEVLLDGTATLNKKASHVQSRRASYFRDWQEVLVAASDGTFARDIRLTQSVGFNILCADGANRTSIGARDGNTSDANFLRTWDYQQAAEQIAESAGKMLYADYVESGTYPIIMANHFGGVIFHEACGHLLETTQIERNTTPFADKKGEKIAHESLTAWDEGRAENAFGTIDMDDEGMPGQRTLLIEKGVLKNFLADRTGSVRTGHPRTGSGRRQNYTFAAASRMRNTYIDSGEYTNEDLFASVDKGIYCKKMGGGSVGATGQFNFSVDEAYLIENGKLTKPLKGAILIGEAKEIMNKISMCSQDLELAPGFCGSVSGSIYTTVGQPHIKVDSITVGGR, encoded by the coding sequence ATGCTTACAAATACGCTACTTCTCTCAAATCAACTCCCCACACTACAATATTCCTCCACCCCAGAGCGATTCGATGAAACCTGGGAAGCTCCCCTAGCTACCCTTTTAGGACTAGGACGCGCCGCTGGTGCCGATTTTATTGAATATTTCTTAGAGCATCGCAACTATATCAGTTGTCTCGCAGAAGACGACTCCATCACCAGCATTTCACCCAGTCTAGCCACAGGTGCAGGAGTCAGAGTATTTCGCGGTAAAGCCGACTGCTACGTAAGCACCAATGACCTTTCATTCTCTGGCTTAAAAGCAGCCTTAGAAAAAGGTCTGTCCATCCTGGGATTGCAACTACCCGCACCTAGCTCTTTCATCCCCGAAATCAACCTAGAATTACTCAGAGACTACGCCACAAAAAGAGGCAAAGATGGCTGGCTACCCCTGTGTAGTTCCATTCGAGAAATGGGAGAAGTCCTCCTTGATGGTACCGCCACCCTCAATAAAAAAGCTAGCCACGTACAATCACGCCGCGCTAGTTATTTCCGAGATTGGCAAGAAGTTTTAGTCGCCGCTAGTGATGGCACCTTTGCTCGTGACATTCGCCTCACCCAGTCCGTAGGATTTAACATCCTCTGCGCTGATGGTGCCAATCGTACCTCCATTGGTGCACGTGATGGTAACACCAGTGATGCCAACTTCCTGAGAACCTGGGATTATCAACAAGCCGCCGAGCAAATAGCCGAATCCGCTGGTAAAATGCTCTATGCAGATTACGTAGAATCAGGCACTTATCCCATCATTATGGCCAATCACTTTGGCGGCGTAATCTTCCACGAAGCCTGCGGACACCTGTTAGAAACTACCCAAATTGAACGTAATACCACACCCTTTGCTGACAAAAAAGGCGAAAAAATTGCCCACGAAAGTCTGACAGCTTGGGATGAAGGACGCGCTGAAAATGCCTTCGGTACCATTGATATGGATGACGAAGGTATGCCAGGTCAAAGAACTTTATTAATTGAAAAAGGCGTTCTCAAAAACTTCTTAGCAGATAGAACTGGTTCTGTACGCACAGGACACCCCAGAACTGGCAGTGGACGCCGCCAGAATTATACTTTTGCCGCAGCTAGCCGGATGCGAAATACTTATATTGACTCTGGCGAATACACCAACGAAGATTTATTTGCCTCTGTTGATAAAGGGATTTATTGTAAAAAAATGGGTGGCGGTAGTGTTGGCGCTACAGGTCAATTTAACTTTAGTGTTGATGAAGCTTATTTGATTGAAAATGGCAAACTCACTAAACCATTAAAAGGCGCTATTCTCATCGGTGAAGCTAAAGAAATTATGAACAAAATTTCCATGTGTTCCCAAGATTTGGAACTTGCACCCGGTTTTTGTGGCTCAGTCAGCGGCAGCATTTACACCACAGTCGGACAACCACACATTAAGGTTGATTCTATTACCGTTGGCGGACGCTAG
- a CDS encoding AAA family ATPase, translating into MPNKLNHLHIKNFRSLADVFIKTDTLNILFGPNGAGKSTFLDTIWFIRDCAIRGVDLASSFRDHGIGILWDGASETDNILIEIEDESTKYEVTFGFSSGRIKSFVGEKLTNKINNNLLINRTIGSDKATFYRLGIAKDESIINLREPEKLALTSYVGFGTGDPTALELDKFLRLARFYHLRGCPYSG; encoded by the coding sequence ATGCCTAACAAACTAAATCATTTGCACATCAAAAATTTCCGCTCCCTTGCGGATGTTTTCATTAAAACAGACACGCTCAATATTCTCTTTGGCCCTAATGGAGCCGGAAAATCAACATTTTTAGATACAATCTGGTTTATTAGAGATTGTGCAATCAGAGGTGTTGATTTAGCTTCTTCATTTAGAGATCATGGAATTGGTATACTTTGGGATGGAGCAAGTGAAACAGACAATATATTAATTGAAATAGAAGATGAATCCACTAAATATGAAGTAACATTTGGCTTTTCTTCCGGTAGAATTAAATCTTTTGTTGGCGAGAAACTAACTAATAAGATCAATAATAATTTACTAATCAATAGAACAATAGGTAGTGACAAAGCTACATTTTATCGTCTTGGCATAGCTAAAGACGAATCTATTATCAATCTCAGAGAACCAGAAAAACTGGCGCTTACCAGTTATGTAGGCTTTGGAACAGGTGATCCAACAGCATTAGAGTTAGACAAATTCCTGCGTTTGGCGCGTTTTTATCATTTAAGGGGATGTCCTTATTCAGGCTGA
- a CDS encoding Tex family protein yields MLNIPQLLATELDIKPHQVQNALELLAEGATIPFIARYRKERTDEMNEVQLRDLADRYSYLTELEERKSVILNAIAEQGKLSDELKAKITACLQKTELEDLYLPYRQKRRTRATIAREKGLEPLAAFIKSLNVKNAATASLEEEAAKYISETQGVKTAEEALKGASDILAEEAAEKAESRAYLRDYLLEEGVFVSRIKDDHPEGTTKFEMYRNYQIRVKNIAPHNMLALCRGETEKVLNFEIAFDEDVVLSYLEAQEIKTKVRTIRDFYQAMLKDAFNRLMKTSLIGEVISQKKTYADIESIKTFETNLRELLLSAPAGMKPTLAIDPGFRTGCKVAVLDQTGKFLEYQAVFPHQAAEQRQKAGQTLKNLIEKYQVELIAIGNGTASRETDEFVLEVLQIIDRKPIKVMVNESGASIYSASKVALEEFPDLDITVRGAISIGRRLQDPLAELVKIDPKSIGVGQYQHDVDQKLLKKKLDETVESCVNYVGVDLNTASKELLTFVSGITPTVANNIVAYRNQHGAFKNRRQLLKVAKLGPKAFEQAAGFLRIRGGENPLDNTAVHPESYSVVEAIAADLSVTLNQVTQIAEKLNKTNLKKYVTDTVGEPTLRDILSELEKPGRDPRAEFKYATFKEGIKEIRDLQVGMELEGMISNVANFGAFVDIGVHQDGLVHISQLADRFVDDPKKIVKVGQVVKVRVLEINEKLKRISLSMKAVKQ; encoded by the coding sequence ATGCTGAACATTCCTCAACTACTAGCAACTGAACTAGATATCAAACCCCATCAGGTGCAAAACGCGCTGGAACTTTTAGCGGAGGGTGCGACGATTCCCTTTATTGCACGTTACCGCAAAGAGCGCACCGATGAGATGAATGAGGTGCAACTGCGCGATTTAGCTGATAGGTATAGTTACTTAACGGAACTGGAAGAACGCAAATCGGTGATTTTAAATGCGATCGCAGAACAAGGTAAACTCAGCGATGAACTCAAAGCCAAAATCACCGCCTGTTTACAAAAAACTGAGCTTGAGGATTTATACCTACCCTATCGCCAAAAACGCCGCACCCGCGCCACTATCGCTAGAGAGAAAGGATTAGAACCCCTAGCAGCATTTATCAAATCGCTAAATGTGAAAAATGCTGCAACAGCCTCACTAGAAGAAGAAGCAGCGAAGTATATTTCCGAAACTCAAGGCGTAAAAACAGCAGAAGAGGCGTTGAAAGGTGCAAGTGATATCTTAGCGGAAGAAGCGGCTGAAAAAGCTGAATCACGTGCATATTTGCGTGACTATCTCCTAGAAGAAGGGGTTTTTGTCTCCCGAATTAAAGATGATCATCCCGAAGGTACAACCAAATTTGAGATGTACCGTAACTATCAGATTCGGGTGAAAAATATCGCACCGCACAATATGCTAGCGTTGTGTCGGGGAGAAACGGAAAAAGTATTAAATTTTGAAATTGCTTTTGATGAAGATGTAGTACTTTCTTATTTGGAAGCGCAAGAAATTAAAACCAAAGTCCGGACAATTCGCGATTTTTATCAAGCAATGCTGAAGGATGCATTTAACCGTTTGATGAAAACTTCCCTAATTGGAGAAGTAATTTCCCAAAAGAAAACCTACGCAGATATTGAGTCAATCAAAACATTTGAAACAAATCTGCGAGAGTTGCTGCTATCTGCACCGGCGGGAATGAAACCAACCCTAGCAATAGATCCCGGTTTTAGAACTGGTTGCAAAGTTGCAGTATTAGATCAAACGGGTAAATTCTTAGAATATCAAGCGGTGTTTCCTCATCAAGCTGCTGAACAACGTCAGAAAGCTGGACAAACCCTCAAAAATTTAATTGAAAAATACCAAGTTGAGTTAATTGCTATTGGTAACGGTACAGCTTCCCGCGAGACAGATGAATTTGTTTTAGAAGTGCTGCAAATAATCGACCGAAAACCGATTAAGGTAATGGTAAATGAGTCTGGTGCATCGATATATTCTGCGAGTAAAGTTGCACTAGAAGAGTTTCCTGATTTAGATATTACCGTGCGCGGCGCCATTAGTATTGGTAGACGTTTACAAGATCCTTTAGCGGAACTGGTGAAAATTGACCCCAAATCGATTGGTGTGGGACAATACCAGCACGATGTTGATCAGAAGTTGCTGAAAAAGAAGTTGGACGAAACTGTAGAAAGCTGCGTTAACTATGTCGGCGTCGATTTAAACACCGCCTCAAAGGAACTTCTCACCTTTGTTTCGGGAATTACGCCAACAGTAGCTAACAATATTGTCGCCTATCGCAATCAGCATGGAGCCTTTAAAAATCGCCGTCAACTGTTGAAGGTGGCGAAGTTGGGGCCAAAGGCGTTTGAACAAGCGGCGGGGTTTTTGCGGATACGCGGTGGTGAAAATCCCTTAGATAATACAGCGGTGCATCCAGAAAGTTACTCGGTGGTGGAAGCGATCGCCGCTGATTTGAGTGTAACCTTAAATCAGGTAACGCAAATTGCCGAAAAACTCAATAAAACCAACCTGAAGAAATACGTTACTGATACTGTCGGTGAACCCACGCTGCGGGACATCCTCAGCGAATTGGAAAAACCAGGAAGAGATCCCCGTGCTGAATTTAAGTATGCCACCTTCAAAGAAGGAATTAAAGAAATTAGAGATTTGCAAGTGGGAATGGAACTAGAAGGAATGATTAGCAATGTCGCTAACTTTGGTGCTTTTGTCGATATCGGCGTACATCAAGATGGTTTGGTGCATATCTCCCAACTTGCTGATAGATTTGTGGATGATCCGAAGAAAATAGTTAAAGTAGGACAAGTTGTGAAAGTGCGGGTGCTAGAAATCAACGAGAAATTGAAGCGGATTAGTTTGTCGATGAAAGCAGTTAAGCAATAA
- a CDS encoding 2Fe-2S iron-sulfur cluster-binding protein, with translation MTVYQVRLINQSLGLDLTLLVPDDQYILDIAEASGFRIPSGCKQGECSACVAKLISGEVDQSEQKFLRPQEIQAGYVVTCVTYPLSDCTLETHQEQVLYKSSLYCKPEG, from the coding sequence ATGACAGTTTATCAAGTTCGACTCATCAATCAGTCCCTAGGATTAGATCTTACGCTTCTAGTACCAGATGATCAATATATTCTCGACATAGCAGAAGCATCTGGTTTCCGGATACCGTCTGGGTGTAAACAAGGAGAATGTTCTGCTTGTGTCGCTAAACTCATCAGCGGTGAAGTTGATCAAAGTGAACAAAAATTTCTCCGTCCCCAGGAAATACAAGCAGGCTATGTTGTTACCTGTGTGACTTACCCTTTGTCTGATTGCACTTTAGAAACTCATCAAGAGCAGGTTTTGTATAAATCATCCCTTTACTGTAAACCTGAAGGGTGA
- a CDS encoding phage holin family protein has product MWVTFLTAIATALSLLIVDIVVPGVDIANFPAALIAALVIGLINGSVRPVLSALSLPLNFVSLGAFSLVVNGFCFWLASVLVPGFAVRGIIAFLAGPVILSFANTFINKYLAERHPALNSSGNINNQGELPSR; this is encoded by the coding sequence ATGTGGGTAACTTTTTTAACCGCGATTGCTACAGCTTTGAGCCTGCTAATTGTTGATATAGTCGTTCCAGGCGTTGATATTGCTAACTTTCCCGCAGCTTTGATTGCTGCGTTAGTAATTGGACTAATTAACGGCTCAGTTAGACCAGTGCTTTCTGCACTTTCTCTACCGCTTAACTTTGTCTCATTAGGAGCGTTCTCGCTCGTCGTCAACGGTTTCTGTTTCTGGTTAGCATCAGTTCTCGTTCCTGGGTTTGCAGTTCGGGGAATAATCGCTTTTCTTGCCGGTCCAGTGATTTTATCTTTTGCTAACACCTTCATTAACAAATACTTGGCCGAAAGACACCCTGCTTTAAACAGCAGCGGAAATATCAACAACCAAGGTGAGTTACCTTCTAGATAA
- a CDS encoding YqaE/Pmp3 family membrane protein produces MKILRLVLGLLIPPLGVFLTVGVGPTLVINVLLTLLGWLPGSIHALWVITKHEEQVGSY; encoded by the coding sequence ATGAAAATACTCCGCTTAGTTCTTGGTTTGTTGATACCTCCATTAGGAGTTTTTCTGACAGTTGGTGTTGGTCCAACTTTGGTAATTAATGTCTTGCTCACTTTGCTAGGTTGGCTTCCCGGTAGTATTCATGCACTTTGGGTAATCACCAAGCATGAAGAGCAGGTTGGTAGTTACTAA
- the petJ gene encoding cytochrome c6 PetJ has protein sequence MKNLLILVLVTFLLWTGTFTLSAKALDTTNGAQIFGVHCAGCHINGGNIIRRGKNLKKNALKKYGMDSLEAISAIVTNGKSNMSAYKDRLSSQEIADVAAYVLEQAETGWR, from the coding sequence GTGAAAAATCTTTTAATATTGGTATTAGTCACGTTTTTGTTGTGGACAGGTACTTTTACTTTGTCTGCTAAGGCGCTAGACACAACTAATGGCGCACAAATATTTGGTGTTCATTGTGCTGGGTGTCATATCAACGGTGGTAACATCATTCGGCGGGGTAAAAACCTGAAAAAGAATGCTCTGAAAAAGTATGGGATGGATTCTCTAGAGGCAATTTCAGCGATTGTCACTAATGGTAAAAGTAATATGTCGGCTTATAAAGACCGTTTGAGCAGTCAGGAAATTGCAGATGTTGCTGCTTATGTGCTTGAACAAGCGGAAACAGGTTGGCGTTAA
- a CDS encoding aldo/keto reductase, translated as MVLTAESRLQFTPDLNICRILNGMWQVSGAHGRINPTAAIHAMFKYVDAGFTTWDLADHYGPAEDLIGEFRRQFIATRGKEALANIQAFTKWVPRPGKMTKKLVEENINISLRRMDVESLDLMQFHWWEYRDPNYLDALRYMAELQTEGKIKHLALTNFDTEHLKIITEAGIKIVSNQVQFSLVDRRPEVNMIQFCQQHDIKLFTYGSVCGGLLSEKYLGKTELRAFDLGTVSLKKYKNMVDNWGGWQLFQELLSTLKKIADKHGVSISNVAVRYVLEKPSVGGVIVGARLGLSEHLEDNAKVFSFSLDAEDVNLIDAVSRQSRDLYQVIGDCGDEYRK; from the coding sequence ATGGTATTAACAGCAGAAAGTCGTCTCCAATTCACCCCAGATTTAAATATTTGCCGGATTTTAAATGGGATGTGGCAAGTGTCTGGCGCACACGGACGCATTAACCCTACGGCTGCTATTCACGCAATGTTCAAATATGTGGATGCAGGTTTTACTACTTGGGATTTAGCAGACCATTATGGACCAGCCGAAGACTTGATTGGTGAGTTTCGCCGTCAATTTATTGCTACCCGTGGTAAAGAGGCTTTAGCTAATATTCAAGCTTTTACCAAATGGGTTCCTCGTCCTGGAAAAATGACGAAAAAGTTGGTCGAGGAAAATATCAATATTTCCCTGAGACGGATGGATGTAGAATCTTTAGATTTGATGCAGTTCCACTGGTGGGAATATCGAGATCCAAACTACCTTGATGCTCTCAGATATATGGCAGAATTGCAAACTGAGGGCAAAATTAAGCATTTGGCTTTGACTAATTTTGATACGGAACATTTAAAAATTATCACTGAAGCAGGTATCAAAATTGTTTCTAATCAAGTACAGTTTTCGCTGGTTGATCGCCGTCCAGAAGTGAACATGATCCAGTTTTGTCAACAACATGATATAAAACTTTTTACTTATGGCTCAGTTTGCGGTGGTTTGTTATCAGAAAAGTATCTGGGTAAAACCGAACTACGAGCATTTGATTTAGGCACTGTCAGCTTGAAAAAATATAAAAATATGGTTGATAACTGGGGGGGGTGGCAGTTATTTCAAGAGTTACTTTCTACCCTAAAAAAAATCGCTGATAAGCATGGTGTAAGTATTTCTAATGTGGCAGTGCGTTACGTTTTAGAAAAGCCTAGTGTGGGGGGTGTAATTGTCGGTGCAAGACTTGGTTTATCTGAACATTTAGAAGATAATGCTAAGGTATTTAGTTTCAGTTTAGATGCTGAAGATGTAAATTTGATAGATGCTGTATCTCGTCAATCACGGGATTTATATCAGGTAATTGGTGACTGTGGCGACGAATATCGAAAATGA